A genomic segment from Phragmites australis chromosome 6, lpPhrAust1.1, whole genome shotgun sequence encodes:
- the LOC133922668 gene encoding eukaryotic translation initiation factor 5: protein MALQNIGASNRDDAFYRYKMPRMITKIEGRGNGIKTNIVNMVDIAKALARPASYTTKYFGCELGAQSKFDEKAGISLVNGAHDTAKLAGLLEVFIKKYVQCYGCGNPETEILISKTQMISLKCAACGFVSDVDMRDKLTTFILKNPPEQKKGGKDKKAMRRAEKERLKEGEAADEEQKKLKKDAKKKGASSKESTVKGALKKKASAAGGSDEDHSTSPTRSRDGDNAAAVEDDDDVQWQTDTSLEAAKKRIQEQLSAATAEMVMLSTDESEKKKQADQKEGTANGSAKGQDIVDDPQTITKASPYDELVGDIKASLGSAATPSQLKGLLSSSTLPPQDMMNALFEALFDGVGKGFAKEVLKNKKYLAAAVPDEGAQVLLVQAIEAFGSKCSAEALKEVPVVLKALYDGDILEEETIVEWYNAAVAAGKNSQVLKNSKPFVEWLQSAESDEEEE, encoded by the coding sequence ATGGCGCTGCAGAATATTGGTGCTTCCAACAGGGATGATGCCTTCTACAGGTACAAGATGCCCAGGATGATAACCAAAATAGAAGGGCGTGGCAATGGCATCAAGACAAATATCGTGAACATGGTTGATATTGCAAAAGCACTGGCCAGACCAGCTTCCTACACGACAAAGTACTTTGGATGTGAACTTGGGGCGCAGTCTAAGTTTGATGAGAAGGCAGGAATTTCGTTGGTCAATGGGGCTCATGACACTGCAAAGCTGGCTGGTCTCCTTGAGGTTTTCATTAAGAAATATGTCCAGTGTTATGGATGTGGCAACCCTGAGACCGAGATTCTCATCTCCAAGACCCAGATGATATCACTGAAATGTGCTGCCTGTGGCTTTGTCTCTGATGTTGACATGAGGGACAAGCTCACAACTTTTATCCTGAAGAACCCACCAGAACAGAAGAAGGGAGGAAAAGACAAGAAGGCCATGAGAAGGGCTGAGAAGGAACGTCTGAAGGAAGGTGAAGCTGCTGATGAGGAGCAGAAGAAACTAAAGAAAGATGCAAAGAAGAAAGGTGCATCTTCCAAGGAATCCACTGTGAAAGGTGCGTTGAAGAAGAAGGCTTCTGCTGCTGGTGGCTCTGACGAGGATCATTCGACGTCACCAACTCGCAGTCGGGACGGTGACAATGCAGCTGCAGTTGAGGATGACGACGACGTGCAGTGGCAGACTGACACCTCATTGGAGGCTGCCAAAAAACGTATACAGGAGCAACTGAGCGCAGCAACTGCTGAAATGGTGATGCTTTCCACTGATGAGTCAGAGAAGAAGAAACAGGCAGACCAAAAAGAAGGCACTGCTAATGGATCTGCAAAAGGTCAAGATATCGTTGATGACCCACAAACCATCACCAAGGCCAGTCCTTATGATGAACTGGTTGGAGACATCAAGGCTAGCTTGGGAAGTGCTGCCACACCTTCTCAGCTCAAGGGTTTGCTGTCCTCCTCAACCCTGCCTCCCCAGGACATGATGAATGCCCTCTTCGAGGCACTGTTTGACGGTGTGGGCAAGGGATTTGCGAAGGAGGtcctgaagaacaagaagtaccttgctgctgctgtgccCGATGAGGGTGCCCAGGTCCTGCTGGTCCAGGCCATCGAGGCGTTTGGCAGCAAGTGCAGCGCTGAGGCGCTGAAGGAGGTCCCTGTCGTCCTGAAAGCCCTCTACGATGGAGATATCCTGGAGGAAGAAACCATTGTCGAGTGGTACAATGCGGCTGTGGCTGCTGGCAAGAACTCCCAGGTCCTGAAGAACTCCAAGCCATTCGTGGAGTGGCTCCAGAGCGCCGAGtccgatgaagaggaagagtga